In one window of Fulvia fulva chromosome 5, complete sequence DNA:
- a CDS encoding 1-phosphatidylinositol 4,5-bisphosphate phosphodiesterase 1 yields MSGLSDRLSKLNPFGKAKTDVEDLGEEMQPDSMAGGGHSTRPTKITKEQLRVSHAVKKFLVDHKIFNANDAALDNDATSSALKELLDRPHVNVPPAVLDRSHPLTEYFISSSHNTYLLAHQLYGTSSAEAYESALRTGSRCVEIDAWDNDDDKDEPKVTHGYTLASHIPFRSVCETIRDVIDTEAAAPQLGSGYKAAPVLLSLENHCNAHGQSRLVDIMREVWGDRLLSEAVRNEGTREQAGTGEHVTLAELGSKIGVIVEFHLPDGDGESSDSSSDEDEDEQVRLDHQKYREQKKQNPAMGIVPELAELGVYAQSVKPRNNSWFEEDLQDGPHHHLINVSESGLLKLMPAHSDKISKHNAKHLMRVFPKGTRISSKNLSPVPFWGIGAQICALNWQTFDHSMQLNEALFAGSDGYVLKPAALRADGSGIVDSGKKKVLKLHIAGATDLPIPEDREADEIRPYVTCTLVHPDDISGDHPKEKTGVYKQHKLQLLHKGENPPPTDPIWNETLKWTYADNELAFLRILIKSDDRFARNPVFVVSAVRLMYAAPGWSFIRMLDLKGRETHCTLLVKFEIVDASSGRFGAGIAGSD; encoded by the exons ATGTCGGGACTCTCTGACCGGCTCTCGAAGCTGAATCCGTTCGGCAAGGCGAAGACCGACGTTGAGGATCTGGGAGAAGAAATGCAACCAGATTCCATGGCCGGCGGCGGTCATTCTACGCGGCCTACCAAGATCACTAAAGAGCAGCTCCGTGTCAGCCACGCCGTCAAGAAGTTCTTGGTCGACCACAAGATCTTCAATGCAAATGACGCTGCACTGGACAACGATGCCACTTCTAGCGCTCTCAAGGAATTGCTCGACAGGCCACATGTCAATGTCCCTCCTGCTGTGCTGGATAGATCACATCCGCTTACGGAGTACTTCATTTCATCTTCGCACAACACCTATCTGCTGGCTCATCAACTTTATGGCACATCATCGGCAG AGGCATACGAATCCGCACTCAGGACTGGCTCTCGTTGTGTGGAGATTGATGCATG GGACAATGATGACGACAAAGACGAGCCAAAAGTCACACATGGCTATACTCTGGCCTCTCATATACCCTTTCGTAGCGTCTGCGAGACGATACGGGATGTTATCGATACAGAAGCCGCCGCGCCACAGCTAGGCTCTGGCTACAAAGCTGCGCCGGTCCTTCTTTCTTTAGAGAATCACTGCAATGCGCACGGTCAATCACGACTTGTTGATATCATGCGTGAAGTATGGGGCGACAGACTGTTGTCTGAGGCTGTACGGAATGAGGGCACCAGAGAGCAGGCAGGAACTGGAGAACATGTGACGCTGGCCGAGCTCGGTTCCAAGATTGGTGTCATTGTTGAGTTCCATCTTCCTGATGGTGATGGAGAGTCATCAGACTCCAGCTCAGACGAGGACGAAGATGAGCAAGTTCGCCTTGATCATCAAAAGTACCGCGAGCAAAAGAAGCAGAATCCAGCCATGGGCATCGTTCCGGAGCTTGCAGAACTGGGCGTCTATGCACAGTCGGTAAAGCCCAGAAACAACTCATGGTTCGAAGAGGACTTGCAAGATGGGCCCCATCACCACCTCATCAACGTATCCGAGTCTGGTCTGCTCAAGCTCATGCCCGCACACAGCGACAAGATCAGTAAGCACAACGCCAAACACCTCATGCGTGTCTTTCCGAAGGGTACACGAATCAGTTCCAAGAACTTGAGCCCAGTGCCCTTCTGGGGTATCGGTGCACAGATCTGTGCTCTGAATTGGCAGACTTTCGACCACAGTATGCAGCTCAACGAAGCACTATTCGCCGGCTCCGACGGCTATGTACTGAAGCCAGCCGCCCTTCGTGCTGATGGATCTGGAATCGTCGACAGTGGCAAGAAAAAGGTCCTGAAGCTCCACATCGCAGGGGCAACGGATCTGCCAATCCCAGAGGATCGAGAAGCTGACGAGATCCGACCTTATGTGACATGCACTCTGGTACACCCAGACGATATCTCCGGTGACCATCCGAAGGAAAAGACAGGTGTGTACAAGCAACATAAATTGCAGCTACTCCACAAGGGCGAGAATCCACCCCCTACCGACCCTATCTGGAACGAAACCTTGAAGTGGACGTACGCAGATAACGAGCTGGCCTTCCTGCGCATCCTGATCAAATCGGACGATCGCTTTGCCCGGAATCCAGTGTTCGTTGTTTCTGCTGTCAGACTAATGTATGCTGCCCCAGGGTGGTCGTTTATCCGGATGCTAGATCTCAAGGGAAGAGAGACGCATTGTACACTATTAGTCAAGTTTGAGATTGTGGACGCATCTTCAGGCAGATTTGGCGCTGGAATCGCAGGATCGGATTAG